In Porites lutea chromosome 8, jaPorLute2.1, whole genome shotgun sequence, the genomic stretch GAGAAGGATAGAAtggcgcccgaagcaaatcgttttaattcatttcttagaacactagaaaatgcaatttcatagggaaaataacaaacaaacaaaaaagccccctgaagagcttgtttgaaagtttatcgaaaaacacatgaaaatacatggaactaaagtaccttgaccagctacgaaagaagacaagttttgtttcttcatgattgCGAAGCCACTCGCCGAGCCACTCGCCGAGTCACTCgccgagtcactcgccgatagagaactgcggcttgtttatccgacatgaagaatataaatcacaccACAATACATTCTATGCAGCCATTCGCTACAGCAATCGAGGCgtcagtatagcttcttttctcgttcagcaaaaccagctggTGGCTTCAAACAaattcataacaagcgaccgaggtaatagtttttctccgttgttcttacttttgtaactgcacccgaaatccaaattcacagtaatttcgacggctgttacttaaaaattatttttcttcacattttctGCCTGGCAGaattaccagaccagttccaaacggtcacAGCCGTTTTGGCTGCTGATTGGtaccagaaaacttttgtgtttttctgcccaatcagaagccagaatgGCGGCGATCGTTTGGAACTGTTCTGGTacgacattgtccccaggggctcttctcgccgttctttacttttcttcgtgccatattttcccgcccgtttagactttccctcgcccccactatctgcccctgggtctccgaggatgttctTGACACTGTAGCCGTCGAacttacttttgttgctttcctttagcactctcaaacatacgtccatggcctctcgtgccattctttcaaatttctttgaaaaacagtgaaatcaaaACCACctacaatacctttcgggattgtcgcgtgcactttttccgacactttctcgaaatagctagAAATAGAAGGCTTAGAGCGTCTGCGAAGCGGGAAATCTTGTACAGGCTGTACGGGAAAGACCTTTATAAAAAAACTGGTGATTAGCAAATAACAAGTCTTTAACTCCATTTAAATTCCTTGAATTTTCACTTAGGACATGAACTCGCTAATAGGACATTCCACATTATCAGGCTCCTGACATTATCGCCCCAATGAGATGAAAGCCCGGCAGTGTGAGCTGCAACCTCGCTTCAAAAACAGTACTCCATGCCCGTGTTTTCTCGAGTCCGGTCGTAGCTCATTTTCTCAGCTGCAAATTAATTGGCACACCTAAATTGAAATTCAGTTGATAGATCCATTTTAGCAAAACTGATAAGCCACTATCATGTCAAAAAGGCTGAAACCAGTGTCATCCTTTTATGGTAATAATTTGTAGGGTCACTTAGGTGCAATAtttatgaaaattttaaaggGCCCGAACTTCTCCCCTCTAATaccaaattatttttcttcttgcaACATTCACCCATACGTTTTTGCCACCCGCTTTGCTTTTGTCATGGAAAGAAGTCAAATAATGGTGTTCCCGGAAGGAATTCACATCAATGTCGAAAGCGTTTGGGgcgggggtggggagggtgcTCAGCGTTCTCACATCCTCTTAGGGGCTTGTAGCTCCCATTTAGGTCGCAGTATGTTTCCTCTGGGTCTTCTACAGATTTTGTTTGGACACCAATCTTTTCTAAACTAGCGTCAGGGAGGACTCTTTTAATAAGGCGGTCAGCGTATACAACGCAGTATCGCTTCTGTGCCCCGATGATGCGGTTGGCTGCAAGGCTGTTGGAGGGTTTAAATTCTTTAGGGAGGGGATGgccagtttattttatttttttatattattgcTATAGAAGAAGTTGAGATTGCCTTTGTGACATGAATGTTTCTTTCCTACATTATATGAGTCAAGAAAATAGTAACAAGAAATCATATACCTTAGAAGCTTATGGGTAAGtagaaaaggaaatttatttctgaaagaaagaaatggttttatgcttaataTGACTGATTAATGTGTCATTTCTCCAGTTCTTGAGGAGGGGGCGTTCCTGCCATCTGGGACATTACATATTGGGGTTTTATGACGTGAAAtcgaggcacaaggcctctctgctcactgcaataagaaagttggaaaacatttttccctcccttccctcccgttTTGCTCCACTTTCATCTTCCGgatggcgggtgtgccctcacctttgctgggataaatcttcttgtgtatctggactttcctagcttgatatgcttaaatgaaataaacggccactctcgtggccaaatttatcccaaactggaattgtcattattgggtatcccagcaaacagagctcacccaaagcaagactccaccaacagcaataactgactcaataatactatctaaaggaacatggagcataaaaacattaaaaactgaTCCTTACctctaaaataaagaaattttttgttctttatatttttctctCGCTTTTCTTGCCGTAAAGATCtgattttactgtttttctACCTGGTTGGTATTCGGAGGCCTACACACTGATCCGGCTGTCCCACCTCACTAGTCTGTTGCTGTGGTCTTCAGTgcctttataaatatttttgggTAACGTTGTCTCTTTTTTAGAgctaagaataaaaaataagcgATAGATGCACTCGTAGCGTTACGTTTTCGAAACTGCAGGCTACAGGATTCTCTGCAAAACGCTGTTCTTAAGCTGAAGTTTTGAAAATATAGATCACGGAAATCGCAGCTATAAGTTGAGTTAAGCATCAAAACGCAGTGAGTTTGGTGCCGTTTCGAAtaagcatgaaaataaaatacagaaTGAAAAGAAGGCGGAAATGAGAAGATCGAGGGGATGGAAACAAGGACACGAGAAAAAAGTAACCTTCGCGTTCATATTTGTTTCAGTAGCGAGCAGTTATGGATGAGTAAAGATAACACTTCGCAGTAAATCATTTCACTTGTGCTTTATTTTCTGCTGACCTGATCTGCATTATAATGATATCAGGGTCAGTACAAAAGGAAAACGATTCTTGCTCACACGGTGTTTAAACGTGCAACAGCATGCTCATCCAGTTGAACTTCTCCAGTAGTAAGGTCAGCCCTCACCAGGCGATGCTCCACATAGTGGCTTTCCGTCGGCAATTCGACAGCCTTCTTTGCTCTgtgcagaaaaaaatatatattgtgtTGTAACACAATTCCATTTTAAACCTAGAGAATGCCACTCACGTGAAGTACTCAAAGCCTAGGGTGAATACTCTGGAACGATCGTTGAAAGTTGGGTTTGACCAAAAACTAAACCAGTTACTCGTGTGTAACCTGcagttccaggcgttcagacaatcattttttcctgctcacttttAATTTGCACTGTCCCCAAAATCTGAGGGCCTGGAACGTTGAGAGCGTAACTATGTAGTTAACCAAAGTatcaaaaagctaaaaaggtAAACCTGAGTAATGAAACAATGAACGTGAAGTCAGTTTTTAAATGACGTTTGCTCCGCCACCGACGTCTTTCTATAATATGATTACTTTgagaaagaaacttaaaaaaCATACTTGTATAACGTATGGAACTGGCAACGGTGCTTTTTCCCATCTTTCAGCGAGAGGAACATGGTAACATCTCCCTTCAATATCCCCTCGCTCTCAGTCATTTTCTCCACGGACGGCTCCCAATTAGTTGTCCTCTTTTGCATCACTGGTCCATCAGCAGGAAAGTTCATCCCAGTGAAAGTGGACTTGTGGATAAAGCAATTGCGCTTGCTGTCAAGGCTATCGAAGTAAAAGGAACTTAATATATATGAgacaataacaaaaattttttttgtattatttttattattattattatcaatattgttATACTTCTTataattaattagttaattcTAAATTTTAAGCGTCTTTGATCGTAAAATTAGTAAATTTATACCTTATATCCACATTGGCTATGCAAGATCCGCCATCTTCAAATTGAAGAGTTCTTTCCCATGTGTATCCATCAGGAAATGATGGCTTGAAATAGTCAACGATTCCTTTAGGATAATCAGTGAAGGCTCTGTTACCATAGCAAAACACAGCTGACAATATGTCAAAGGAGAATGGGAGGGGTCCACCCTTAGTTACTCTCAGTTTTAAAGTCTGTTTTCCCctacaaaaagtaaaaacaacaaacacaaaaacgaattaaacaaaatatgaaaagcAGAGAAGAGCCTTTTGAGAACTAGGCTAAACACTGCCCACTTATCAGTGTAATTTAACTAAATAGCAGGAAAGGTTTATAATTTAGCTTCATTTCGATTCTGCAATGCTAGTATAATTCGGGCCATTGGCAAGTCCTATCGCGACAAAATACTTAACTATACCCCAAAGCATTTAACATTGTTGAACAGGTTTATGTTAATGTaataagtttttatttgtttcttcttcagaaaaaaaaaaacactaatccgtcaatcaatttttaaaaaagcaattttggAAATAAAGGGTCAGGGGCCCGTTCCTCGAAAGTCGCGTTAACTTTTCGGgccccgaaatcaaatattcaagtCGAAATGTAAAGagtaagagcgcgggtcctggctaacaaactactccattttgtttcgttaactgatagttttatcatgttagatgcaaaactattgaaacctcgatctttaatggaAACCGAGGCAGCTCACCGGGCctgttaattatcgggactttcgagaaacaggccccaggtCATCACTGTGGCAGATTCACCTTTGAGATAATAGTGTGATAATCATGAAAATATAAATGACGTTTGATCCTGATCTATCAGCAAAAAATTATCGATCGTCGTGGCCTATTGCCACCGTGTTTCACCATATCCGTGTCAGATTTGCCATTCGAAGGAAAAGTTGTTATTAATTTCTGGTTTTTTGTGATGATTAGTAAAACCGTTTTCACTTCATGGAACTTTCTATTGCACCAAAGGCCATAATATCTCTTTTGGCGTGATTGAGTTTTCGGAATCTTTCGCTTTATACTCAGTACAGCTgatttaaaatatttgaaaatttgacTTTGCATCGTAAAAAATATTCGCAAGTTGATGACTATCTTTGTTCTCTTAAATGAACTTAATGACTGGTGTAGTTATAATTAAATATCAACCCTACTCGCGCCTTCAACCAATaggccctaagagtgatcagcatcaatttcTCCCTGTAATATCtgaatgctttgtaaaacagacggtcatgagaattacggacatgatcatacaagatgaatttgcttgatattttatcaacttctccttACTACTTCCgtgggaaatgaataggggcaacaaatgagaattcaaattttgatcttagggtttaaagggttaatagagCCTCCAGTGACTCGGTGGTTCAAGAGCATCCGAACTAGAACTcagagggtcgtgagttcgattctcacctggagctcGGAATtgtttctgagctttctggtgttaGAAATCTCATTCTCCTGACTGATAACAGTGAAGAACTATTGCACTTAAAATGACCTAAAGATGAAGGGAGGTGTGTTGTTCGACTTACTCGTACGGCTTTCCCCTGCCTTCACCCTCGATTGTAAAGGAATGCCCATTCACAGATCCTTCCATGTGGTATGTCATCGCCATGTCATCTTTGATAacctgtattaaaaaaaatacacaaaaagaaATTCGCATAAATGCAAGTGTGGCTTGTTTGGCGCTGATTGTCACTCACACTGTTTCACGGGTTTAGTAAAAGTAAAAAGGTCAATTGGTTTTCGATTCAATATTGATATCACGTTCGCCAATTAATaattttgaagatttttttttattttatgcgAGAATCAAAAACCATAACCCATAACACGACTAAATTGCAAAATTGCAAATTGCAACTATTTCAAGTTGCATCAGATTTAACTGATCGAAAACCTTGACTTTGAGTAAAGTATTACATCCACTACAAACTTAAAGAACAGAATTATACTATAGTAATTTTAAGACTGAAAGGATGAGTTTTGTCTCGGTCTGTTTTGAGATTTTAAcctcttttttgcttttctgcGTGATTATTAATCTTAGAgttgtattccaaacgaaagaaagaaattgtGCTATGTTCTAAGCTTCCTTTTGTAAAAACGTCggaaaaattgtacagcctgaTCTTTCATCCAATATCTGATTGTTGGCATTATGGAACCGTTTTTATAACTACCGCTAGGGTGTGGCATGGTAGTATGCTATGAAATGCATCTACATTAACATTTGCCAAAATAGATTCATTTTCCTCAAAATCTTAGCTTAGAGTTAAAAAACTCTTTTCCATAAACATCAGAAAAGGGCAGGCGTAACATGAAACAATACAGCTTTGTCTTTCTCGCATTAAGTGAGTATTGGCCTTTTTGTAGCGTTTGGGGAATGCAATTAGGGAGTTGTTTGGTAGTATGCTATGAAATGCGGCTACGTTTGTCCTTATTGCTAAAGTAGATTCGACTTAGGGTTGAGAATTCACTTACTTGCTTTGAAAGAGCCATGTTGAGAGGAAATTGCTGCTTTTCCTAACAGTACTCAAAAGTCCAGTTAAGCTGTTGTAGTTCACTCCGTCACTGACTAAGCTGAACTGACTTCTGTGGCTGAGGGTGGATCAATTTTAGGGCCAAATCGAACCAAAATACACACCTTGATTGACGCATTAAAACAGGTTAGACTGGATCTTGACAGGTTGATCTGGATAAACGAGACaaataaatctttgttcttTACTAACGGGTTCACGTGATGTGCAGTGTGCATGTACTTTTCCACAGCCTTTCTTAACTAAACTTGGCTGTTCATTAATTTCGACTTTTACATAATAGTGAGCTCCGAAggtattttacaaatttttaaattaacagcAGTCATTAAATCAGTGCTTCTCCGTGCCATCTTGATACGATTTCACAACCCAGTTGCCGTTAAAACATCGCAAAAAGGAGCTtcaacaaacaaatttaaaaagtgaatgTTGAACATCCATCAGAAACTAAGGTGTACTAAGCAATTTTATCAATTTGGGAAGGCAGAAAATCTGACGAGTGGGGGGCGAGAAGTATGCTATCAAGTACAGCTACGAGTTTTTGCAGAAAAAGCCGCTGTTGGTCCTAAACTTAATCAGGGTCGGGATTAATCGAGTGTGTCAATTCAAGCTCTTCTAGTAACTGTTCACTGCCTGACTGATTGACCTAACCTGAAGCGATTAAAGTATCAATATGTTACTTATAAAGTGAAACAGTGAAACGGGCCGTAGGCAAAttgggaaaagaaaaattgattCCTGACCTTTTTTAGTTAACAAAACAAGTGAAGATCAGTGGAAGGCTTCTAATATAGCTTTTCTTGAGTTGTGAATTCCGCTTTGATTTGCGCTTGACATCTAGCAGAATCTTTAATATaaattaaacaagctttgttttAATGCGCGGGTAAGTCATCGCCAGATAAAATATATTTGTTAACGATAGAGGGCTGTATTGAGGGAGGTAACAACATCGTTCCCAGAGTTGACGACTGGTTGGGAAGGTAATAGAAGTTTAAGACGACTGCTGATCGTGGCCAGTGTGGTGATTAGATGGAGAAGAgcattaaaggggctgtgtcacggcagtccagatcattttgtttaattttgccaattactcgccctcaatcgctttggaacttaaagtaagcagaGACATTACACGGAAATGACAAAaacagagatccgagacaaacaaatatgtctcctgagcattatttttgaagttgcaagcaggagggatcaactttgaaaaactgttaggctgaacagttttcaaaaaccctaatttcaatccgtctCAATcatcttcagttttgcccatcagtggcatctgttgtatctgtggtgttattttaaccttcctttaatgttttaagcggttatttttatgtttctcttggaTTTAACGGCATTTTGTAATACCTAATTTGgatgaatttcgtgacacagctcctttgaGCTCGCCGTTTTCAGCTTGTCATGCAGAGCATGAAGGCG encodes the following:
- the LOC140945197 gene encoding GFP-like fluorescent chromoprotein FP538, which encodes MALSKQVIKDDMAMTYHMEGSVNGHSFTIEGEGRGKPYEGKQTLKLRVTKGGPLPFSFDILSAVFCYGNRAFTDYPKGIVDYFKPSFPDGYTWERTLQFEDGGSCIANVDIRYKFTNFTIKDA